The DNA region ACAGTCTTTAGTTCATAGCAAGTTGTAAGCTAAGAGCTAAGAACTAAGAACCAAGAACTAAAAGAAAGGATGAGATAGAATGGCAAATGAAAAGAAGTTAGTTCAGTGTGTACCAAATTATAGTGAAGGTAGAAACTTAGAAAAGATAGACAAAATAGTAGCCCCTTATAGAGGGAAAGAGGGAGTAAAGCTTTTAGACTATAAAAGGGATGAAGACCATAATAGAGTTGTGGTAACTGTTGTTGGAGAGCCTGAAGCTGTAAAAAAAGCAGTAATAGAGTCTATGGGAGTAGCAATAGATGTTATAGATATGACAAAACATGAAGGACAGCATCCTAGAATGGGAGCAATAGATGTAGTTCCTTTTATCCCAATTAAAAACATAAGCATGACAGAGGCTATTGAATTATCAAAGGAAGTTGCTAAAGAGGCTTCAGAAAAATATAAATTACCAATATTTCTATATGAAAAGTCAGCGATAACACCACAAAGACAAAATCTATCAAAAATAAGAAAAGGACAATTTGAAGGAATGGCTGAAAAAATTAAAGAACCTGAATGGAAGCCTGATTTCGGTCCAGCAGAAATTCATCCTACAGCGGGGGTAACTGCAGTGGGTGCACGTATGCCACTAGTAGCCTTTAATGTAAATCTTGATACAGATAACTTAGATATAGCTAATCAAATTGCTAGAAGAGTAAGACATTCCAGTGGTGGATTAAGATTTTGTAAAGCTATTGGAGTGGAATTAAAGGATAGAGGAATAGTACAAGTTTCTATGAATATGACAGATTATACCAAGACAGCTCTTTATAGGTCATTTGAATTAATAAAGATAGAAGCAAGAAGATATGGGGTAAACGTAGTAGGAAGTGAGATAATTGGGCTTGTACCTATGGAAGCATTAATTGATACAGCAGTGTATTATTTAGGAGTAGAAGATTTCTCAATGGACCAAATACTTGAGAGTAGACTTATGGAGTGATTGAAAGCGTAAGGGGTGATAAGGTGAAGGGGAATTTAATAATAAAAAATGCATCAGAATTGGTTACTTGTAGTGGATTTAAAGCTAAGCAGGGTAAAGAAATGTCTGAGCTTAATATTATATACGATGGAGCAGTTGTAATTGAAGATGGAATAATAAAAGAAGTTGGCAAAACAGAAGATATTCTTTCTAAGATTGAGGAAAGTGAATATAAAGTTATAGATGCTACTGATAAAGCAGTTTTACCTGGCTTTGTTGATTCCCATACCCATTTTGTTTTTGGGGGTTATAGAGCAGAAGAGTTTTCATGGAGACTTCGTGGAGATAGCTATATGGAAATAATGAAGCGTGGTGGAGGTATAGTAAATACAGTAGAAGCAACTAGAAAAGCAACTAAAAATGAATTATTAAGAGAGGGTAAAAAAAGACTAGATTCTATGCTTTCCTTTGGAGTAACTACGGTTGAAGGAAAAAGTGGATACGGTCTAGATTTTGAAACAGAAATTAAGCAATTAGAGGTAATGAATGAACTAGATAAAATTCATCACGTTGATATAGTAAAGACCTTTCTTGGAGCCCATGCAATACCTAAGGAATACAAAGGCAAAGAAGATGAATTTATTGATTATATGATAAACGAAGTAATGCCTGAAGTAGCTGAAAATGAACTTGCAGAGTTTTGTGATATCTTTTGCGAAAAAAATGTATTTTCCATTGAACAATCAAGAAGACTTCTATCGGAAGCTAAAAAATTAGGATTAAAATTAAAAATTCATGCAGATGAAATAGTACAATTAGGTGGCGCAGAACTTGCTTGTGAACTTGGAGCTATATCAGCAGACCACTTACTTAGAGTTTCTGATAATGGAGTAAAGAAGATGGCTGAAACAGGAGTGGTTGCTACACTTCTACCAGGCACGGCATTTAGCTTGAAGGAGTCTTATGCACGAGCAAGATATATGATTGACAACAACTGTGCAGTAGCATTAGCTACCGATTTAAATCCTGGTAGTTGTTTCACAGAGTCTATACCTTTAATATTTGCATTAGCAACTCTTTATATGGAAATGACACCAGAGGAAGCAGTTACAGCCTTTACTATTAATGGGGCAGCTGCTATTGATAGAGCAGATGAAATAGGTAGTATAGATGTGAGTAAAAAAGGAGATTTAGTGATATTAGAATATCCATCATATAAATATATCCCATATCATATAGGGGTAAATACTGTAGAAAAGGTAGTAAAAAACGGTAGATTAGTTTATGAGAAAAAACGTAATTAAAATAAAAAGAATAACATAAGAGAGGTGATAATATGTTATCTGATATGAGTATAAAAGAGTTTTTAAATAAAACAGCATCTAGCTCTCCTGTACCAGGGGGAGGAAGTGTTGCAGCATTAAGTGCTTCAATATCTGCAGCATTATCTGAAATGGTAGCTAACTTAACCATAGGAAAGAAAAAATATGAAAATGTAGAAGATGAGATGAAAGAATTGACTAAATCCTTTTCTCAATTGAGAGATAAATTTATGCATAATATAGATAAAGATGCAGATGCATTCGATAGAGTAATGAGAGCATTTAAATTACCTAAAGACACTGAAGAAGAAAAGAAAATAAGAAAAGTAGAAATTCAGGAAGCATTTAAAGAAGCCGCTTTAGTTCCTTTAGATGTGGCCAAAGAAGCATTTGAAATGATGCCTAATATATTAGAAATAATTAAAAAGGGCAATAAAAATGCTGTCACAGATGGAGCTGTTAGTGCAATGTTAGCAAGAACAGCAGTATTATCAGCACTTTATAATGTAAAAATCAATTTAGGCTCAATAAAAGACGAAGAGTTTGTTGAGAAGGTTAATAAGGAAGTAAAGGAATTAGAAGATAAAGTAGTAGAAATGGAAAAAGAAATACTTAAAGAGGCTAAGTTATAATAAAAGTGTAAAAAAATAATACATGTAAAAGTATTGGACACAATATAATCCTTTATATATACATGAAAAGAGCAAAATATATAATAATATGTAAATAAATTGAACAAAACAATTAAGTTTCTTTAAAGATGAGATGTTTATAAAAAAGAGTTGAGAAAACATTATAAAATTTCTCAACTCTCTTTTAATATTGATATATTGACATATTAAAGCTATATAGCTATATTAAACTAATTAAATTATATAGGATAAAATATAAATTGGTATATTTATTGCATTTAAATCAAATGAAAACCTTTTACTATACAGAAAATAATATTTCTTTTAATCTGTATGATATATGTGATATATAAAACTAGACTTATTACATTTTTAGCAATATACTTATGATAAGTAAAAAATTAAGAGGGGGTTAATAAAAATGAGAGAAGTGGTTATAGTAGGGGCAGCAAGAACTCCTATAGGAACATTTGGTGGGAGTTTAGCCAAGATGTCAGCAGTAGACTTAGGTGTAGTTGCAGCTAAGGAAGCTATCAAAAGAGCTAATATAAAGGAAGAAGACGTAGATGAAGTGATAATAGGTAATGTATTATCAGCAGGACAAGGACAAAATCCAGCAAGACAAATAGCTTTAGGAGCAGGTTTACCAGAGACTACTCCAGCAATGACTATCAATAAAGTATGTGGTTCTGGTCTTAAGTCAGTTATCTTGGCAGCTCAAGCAATAATGTTAGGAGATGCAGATGTAGTTTTAGCTGGTGGAACAGAAAGTATGAGTAATGCTCCATATCTTTTAGATAAAGCAAGATGGGGGCAGAGAATGGGTGACGGTAAATTAGTTGATTCAATGATAAAAGACGGATTATGGGATGTATTTAATGACTATCACATGGGTATAACTGCAGAAAACATAGCAGAACAGTGGAATATATCAAGAGAAGACCAAGATAAGTTTGCACTTGTGAGTCAGCAAAGAGCTGAAAAAGCTATTAAAGAGGGTAGATTTAAAGATGAAATAGTACCAGTTGAAGTACCACAAAGAAAAGGAGAACCAATTGTTGTAGATACTGATGAGCATCCAAGATTCGGAACAACTATGGAGAAACTTGCTAAGCTTAGACCAGCATTTAAAAAAGATGGTACAGTAACAGCAGGTAATGCTTCAGGTATAAATGATGGTTCAGCTATTTTAGTGTTAATGTCAAAAGAAAAAGCAGAAGAATTAGGAGTTAAACCATTAGTAACTATTAAATCATATGCGTCAGCAGCATTAGACCCAAGTATAATGGGATATGGACCTGTACCTTCTACTAAAAAAGCATTACAAAAAGTAGATATGAAAGTAGAAGATTTAGATTTAATTGAAGCAAATGAAGCCTTTGCAGCTCAGTCATTAGCAGTTGTAAGGGATTTAGGATTAGATACAGAAAAAGTAAATGTAAATGGTGGTGCTATAGCTCTTGGTCATCCTATAGGGGCTTCAGGAGCAAGAATTTTAGTTACATTAATATACGAAATGCTAAAAAGAGATAGCAAAACTGGTCTTGCCACACTTTGTATAGGTGGAGGGCAAGGTACAGCTGTTGTTGTAGAGAGATAAAATTAGATATAGTCAATAAAAGAAAGAGTTTATTTACTGAGCTGGCGACCTAAAGGAAGTGGCGGCAGACTCAGTAAAGCTCTTTATTTTACAATAAGTTTGTTAAGTTAAAAACTTATCAAACTCAAAAATAAAAATAGGGGGTATATATAATGAAAGGATTAACTATTAAAGAATTAAATGTAGGTGATAAAGCATCATTTCAAAAAACAATAACAGAAACAGATGTTTACTTATATGCAGGTATTACTGGAGATTTAAATCCAGCACACATTAACCAAGAGGTTTCTGAAAAAACTATGTTTAAAGGTAGAATTGCACATGGTATGCTAACAGCAGGATTAATTTCAGCAGTGTTAGGAATGAAATTACCTGGACCAGGAACAATTTATTTAGGTCAAGAGCTTAAGTTTACAGCTCCAGTAAGATTTGGAGATACAATTAAAGCAGAAGTTGAAGTAATTGAAAAGAATGAAGAAAAGAACAGAATTAAATTAAATACAGTTTGCACAAACCAAAATGGAGATGTAGTTTTAAAAGGTGTTGCTACAGTAATGCCTCCTAAATAATGAAGTAATACATATACAACACAACATTTAGGTTAAGCTAAAATATTATTCTGTAATATTTGAAGTAGGGGAGATTCAGTACTCTCCTACTTTTTTGTTATCTAAAAAGTTTTATTGTAGACAAAAATATTGTATAAAACTTGTGACAAAATTCGAAAAAATGATACAATATTTTTTAATGAAGAGTACATTTTTACGTTCTTGTAATTACATATTAACGGATGTTATAATTAACCATAGAAGTTGTTAACAAATTATCAAACTAATCATTTGTATAAACTTTTAGTACATTATTAATGGATAGTGAGGGAGTAATATGAATTTAATACAAAAAAGTTTTAAAACACTTATAAACAATATTAATGAAGCACTCATAGGTATTGATAAAAAAGGCCGAATAATAGTTATGAACAATAAAGCTAAAAAGCTACTAGAAATAAACGAAGAGTGTATGGGACAATGCATTAGAGATGTTGTAGACAAGAGTAGATTATTAAGGGTTATAGAAACTGGAAAAAAGGAGTTACATGAGAAGATAACTGTGAATGGAAAAGAGTTTATAGTAAACAGAGTCCCTGTTAAAGTAGCTGATAAGGTTGAAGGAGCTTTTGCAGTATTTTATGACATAACAGAGTATAATAAATTAAAGCGAGAATTACATGAAGACAAAGATTATATTGACATTTTAGATACAATTATAAATGCATTTGATGAGTGGATTGTGGTAGTTGATGAAAAAGGCTACATTACGATGATGAGTGATGCATATAAGGAATTTTTAAATGAAAAAAAACCAGAAGGTAAGCATGTTACAGAAGTTATAGAGAATACAAGAATGCATATTGTGGCTAAAACCGGAGTAAAAGAGATAGGTGGGGTACAAGAGATAAAGGGCAATAAAATGATACCTATGAGAATACCTATAAAGAAAAATGGTAAAGTTGTTGGTTCGGTTGGTAAAGTAATGTTTAAAGACATTTCAGATTTTTACTCCTTAAGTAGAAAAATTACTAACTTAGAAAAAGAAATTCAGTATTATAAAAGTGAATTAAATAAAGAAAGGCAAGCAAAATATTCCTTTGATAGTATTGTTGGTAACTCTTCTAAAATTAGACAAATAAAAGAAGTGGCTAAGAAGGCAGCGTTAACTGATTCTAATATTTTGATATATGGTGAAAGTGGGACAGGTAAAGAGCTATTTGCACATGCGATTCATAATGCAAGCAAAAGATGCTCAGGT from Caldisalinibacter kiritimatiensis includes:
- the ftcD gene encoding glutamate formimidoyltransferase, which codes for MANEKKLVQCVPNYSEGRNLEKIDKIVAPYRGKEGVKLLDYKRDEDHNRVVVTVVGEPEAVKKAVIESMGVAIDVIDMTKHEGQHPRMGAIDVVPFIPIKNISMTEAIELSKEVAKEASEKYKLPIFLYEKSAITPQRQNLSKIRKGQFEGMAEKIKEPEWKPDFGPAEIHPTAGVTAVGARMPLVAFNVNLDTDNLDIANQIARRVRHSSGGLRFCKAIGVELKDRGIVQVSMNMTDYTKTALYRSFELIKIEARRYGVNVVGSEIIGLVPMEALIDTAVYYLGVEDFSMDQILESRLME
- the hutI gene encoding imidazolonepropionase, translated to MKGNLIIKNASELVTCSGFKAKQGKEMSELNIIYDGAVVIEDGIIKEVGKTEDILSKIEESEYKVIDATDKAVLPGFVDSHTHFVFGGYRAEEFSWRLRGDSYMEIMKRGGGIVNTVEATRKATKNELLREGKKRLDSMLSFGVTTVEGKSGYGLDFETEIKQLEVMNELDKIHHVDIVKTFLGAHAIPKEYKGKEDEFIDYMINEVMPEVAENELAEFCDIFCEKNVFSIEQSRRLLSEAKKLGLKLKIHADEIVQLGGAELACELGAISADHLLRVSDNGVKKMAETGVVATLLPGTAFSLKESYARARYMIDNNCAVALATDLNPGSCFTESIPLIFALATLYMEMTPEEAVTAFTINGAAAIDRADEIGSIDVSKKGDLVILEYPSYKYIPYHIGVNTVEKVVKNGRLVYEKKRN
- a CDS encoding cyclodeaminase/cyclohydrolase family protein, yielding MLSDMSIKEFLNKTASSSPVPGGGSVAALSASISAALSEMVANLTIGKKKYENVEDEMKELTKSFSQLRDKFMHNIDKDADAFDRVMRAFKLPKDTEEEKKIRKVEIQEAFKEAALVPLDVAKEAFEMMPNILEIIKKGNKNAVTDGAVSAMLARTAVLSALYNVKINLGSIKDEEFVEKVNKEVKELEDKVVEMEKEILKEAKL
- a CDS encoding acetyl-CoA C-acetyltransferase, with translation MREVVIVGAARTPIGTFGGSLAKMSAVDLGVVAAKEAIKRANIKEEDVDEVIIGNVLSAGQGQNPARQIALGAGLPETTPAMTINKVCGSGLKSVILAAQAIMLGDADVVLAGGTESMSNAPYLLDKARWGQRMGDGKLVDSMIKDGLWDVFNDYHMGITAENIAEQWNISREDQDKFALVSQQRAEKAIKEGRFKDEIVPVEVPQRKGEPIVVDTDEHPRFGTTMEKLAKLRPAFKKDGTVTAGNASGINDGSAILVLMSKEKAEELGVKPLVTIKSYASAALDPSIMGYGPVPSTKKALQKVDMKVEDLDLIEANEAFAAQSLAVVRDLGLDTEKVNVNGGAIALGHPIGASGARILVTLIYEMLKRDSKTGLATLCIGGGQGTAVVVER
- a CDS encoding MaoC family dehydratase, giving the protein MKGLTIKELNVGDKASFQKTITETDVYLYAGITGDLNPAHINQEVSEKTMFKGRIAHGMLTAGLISAVLGMKLPGPGTIYLGQELKFTAPVRFGDTIKAEVEVIEKNEEKNRIKLNTVCTNQNGDVVLKGVATVMPPK
- a CDS encoding sigma-54-dependent Fis family transcriptional regulator → MNLIQKSFKTLINNINEALIGIDKKGRIIVMNNKAKKLLEINEECMGQCIRDVVDKSRLLRVIETGKKELHEKITVNGKEFIVNRVPVKVADKVEGAFAVFYDITEYNKLKRELHEDKDYIDILDTIINAFDEWIVVVDEKGYITMMSDAYKEFLNEKKPEGKHVTEVIENTRMHIVAKTGVKEIGGVQEIKGNKMIPMRIPIKKNGKVVGSVGKVMFKDISDFYSLSRKITNLEKEIQYYKSELNKERQAKYSFDSIVGNSSKIRQIKEVAKKAALTDSNILIYGESGTGKELFAHAIHNASKRCSGPFVKINCAAIPADLLESELFGYEEGAFTGAKKGGKKGKFELADGGTILLDEIGDMPLHMQAKLLRVLQEREVERVGGNVVRKVNVRIIASTNKRLEESVKNGEFREDLYYRLNVIKLTIPSLRERKEDIPDLAKALRKKIAKRLGMYVEGISKEAIDYLMTYDWPGNIRELENVIERAINLLDSDLVIKPEHLPTRLTSNKLKKYKLKSRYLKEIIEEVEKEVISECLKECGGNKNKASKILGISRAGLYNKIKQYNLEDE